A stretch of Paludisphaera borealis DNA encodes these proteins:
- a CDS encoding sugar ABC transporter substrate-binding protein: protein MTCPSFDQSDPHHRPRAERGASRLQGRLLILAMSLLAAGCDTFTFNPPRPPELTKKAATPRTSTGISATSSSAKVIEVVLTPRIESDVETLRTSAKLQAGMDTTRVQVTAPPEGAPASEQAELVRKAITRKPPVIVIEVPNAPDATLIAAAAEAQKAGVAVVTIGRRLTVSQAPASESASAVGPPMILVAHEELKPSAAALVADAMRAAKNGKIATDAGAVILVDPTVDALFQDRVNALRDALKAAGVKKIEELPFAKTIKDGETKLVEYLKAHPETTLVFAVDAGGMLAADDATGVLKTDHRFVIAGYSSNESARSQVMMGEYAALGVFGVDRLLRRAVNVAAGILKGSKIPERVEIEIPILESSETAGPPRMKVLPPDKPMMLQKGGASTEN, encoded by the coding sequence ATGACCTGCCCCAGCTTCGATCAGAGTGATCCCCATCATCGGCCGCGCGCCGAGCGAGGCGCATCCCGGCTTCAGGGCCGGCTGCTGATCCTGGCGATGAGTCTTCTCGCGGCGGGCTGCGATACGTTCACGTTCAATCCGCCGCGCCCTCCCGAGCTGACGAAGAAGGCGGCGACGCCCCGAACATCGACCGGGATCTCCGCGACCTCGTCGTCGGCCAAGGTCATCGAGGTGGTCCTCACGCCTCGGATCGAGTCGGACGTCGAGACGCTCAGAACCTCCGCGAAGCTTCAGGCGGGCATGGACACGACCAGGGTCCAGGTGACGGCCCCGCCGGAAGGGGCGCCCGCTTCGGAACAGGCCGAACTCGTCCGCAAGGCGATCACCCGCAAGCCGCCGGTCATTGTGATCGAAGTCCCGAACGCACCCGACGCGACACTGATCGCCGCCGCCGCCGAAGCCCAGAAGGCCGGCGTCGCGGTCGTGACCATCGGCCGTCGGCTGACCGTTTCGCAGGCGCCGGCATCCGAATCGGCGTCCGCCGTCGGGCCGCCGATGATCTTGGTCGCGCACGAAGAACTCAAGCCGTCGGCCGCGGCCCTCGTCGCCGACGCGATGCGAGCCGCCAAGAATGGTAAGATCGCGACCGACGCCGGGGCCGTGATCCTCGTCGACCCCACCGTCGACGCCCTCTTCCAGGACCGCGTCAATGCGCTTCGCGACGCCCTCAAGGCGGCCGGGGTCAAGAAGATCGAGGAGCTGCCGTTCGCCAAGACGATCAAGGACGGCGAGACGAAGCTGGTCGAGTACCTCAAGGCCCACCCCGAAACGACGCTGGTCTTCGCCGTCGACGCCGGCGGAATGCTGGCCGCCGACGATGCGACCGGCGTCCTGAAGACGGACCATCGGTTCGTCATCGCCGGCTATTCCTCCAACGAGTCCGCTCGCAGCCAGGTCATGATGGGCGAATACGCGGCGCTCGGCGTCTTCGGCGTCGACAGGCTGCTCCGCCGAGCCGTCAACGTCGCCGCCGGGATTCTCAAGGGAAGCAAGATTCCGGAACGGGTCGAGATCGAGATTCCGATCCTGGAGTCGAGCGAGACGGCGGGCCCTCCGCGGATGAAGGTCCTTCCTCCCGACAAGCCGATGATGCTGCAAAAAGGCGGCGCTTCCACGGAAAACTAG
- the nadC gene encoding carboxylating nicotinate-nucleotide diphosphorylase — protein MTETRRPFGDPERRNAETLIGLALAEDLNDAGDITTTTVIPPRARGSARLIARAPGVVAGLPVVGLLIDHFELGEGWRPRRVDGDRVEAGEVLGELSGSFRSILVLERTALNFLQRLCGVASLTARFVAEVEGTAAGVFDTRKTTPGWRALEKYAVRCGGGRNHRIGLYDAVLIKDNHLGWLQADGVADPIAKAIADARAGSPPGTVVEVEVDTLDQLDVALRCRPDIVLVDNLGPDALREAVRRRDQSAPGVELEASGGVTLATIAALARTGIDRISVGALTHSAVALDVALDIDPAT, from the coding sequence ATGACCGAGACACGACGCCCGTTCGGCGATCCCGAACGGAGGAACGCCGAGACGCTGATCGGGTTGGCGCTCGCGGAGGACTTGAACGACGCGGGCGACATCACCACCACCACGGTCATCCCCCCCCGCGCCCGGGGCTCGGCCCGGCTGATCGCCCGCGCGCCGGGGGTGGTCGCCGGCTTGCCCGTTGTCGGCCTGCTCATCGACCACTTCGAGCTGGGGGAAGGCTGGCGCCCACGGCGCGTCGACGGCGACCGCGTCGAGGCCGGCGAAGTCCTGGGCGAGCTTTCCGGCTCGTTTCGGTCGATCCTGGTGCTTGAACGCACGGCCCTCAACTTCCTGCAACGGCTCTGCGGCGTGGCCTCGCTGACGGCTCGGTTCGTCGCCGAGGTGGAGGGGACCGCCGCCGGCGTCTTCGACACGAGGAAGACGACCCCCGGCTGGCGGGCGCTCGAGAAGTACGCGGTCCGCTGCGGCGGCGGCCGCAACCACCGGATCGGGCTTTACGACGCCGTGCTCATCAAGGACAACCACCTGGGCTGGTTGCAGGCCGACGGAGTCGCCGACCCGATTGCGAAGGCGATCGCCGACGCCCGCGCCGGCTCGCCGCCGGGCACGGTCGTCGAGGTCGAGGTCGACACGCTCGATCAGCTCGACGTTGCGTTGCGCTGCCGGCCCGATATTGTGCTCGTCGACAACCTCGGGCCTGACGCGCTGCGGGAAGCGGTCCGCCGCCGCGATCAGTCGGCCCCGGGCGTCGAGCTGGAAGCGTCGGGCGGCGTGACCCTGGCGACGATCGCCGCGCTGGCGCGCACGGGCATCGATCGGATCAGCGTCGGCGCCCTGACCCATTCAGCCGTCGCGCTCGACGTCGCGCTGGATATCGACCCCGCGACATGA
- a CDS encoding biotin--[acetyl-CoA-carboxylase] ligase, which produces MNAHSHESAPAILNIPLLDRLRSVSGFVATADLAESNDRERLAADLDALEAFGFRIERHPYLGAAYRGPSPRLCPDQIEHELGTRRIGRRIAVWNRLGSTSDAAARGAGAAANDGLVILAEEQTTGRGQRGRSWSAPPRSCILMSVLLFPPSELSPIGRESAGGTAWLTALGAVATAGLVAEWTGCDARIKWPNDVRVDGRKVAGILVERVIRPRDDSPASASEPETAVVVGVGLNVNLGVDDLAPELRGKATSLRILSGGGSFDRSELVRDLIRRLDRWYDEGVRDGPSSLNAAWRGLSEHLGRRVRVTTPLQTLAGRLVDLDFQCGLTIDPSDETRSQGGSLVHIPISSVVALEG; this is translated from the coding sequence ATGAACGCGCATTCCCACGAATCCGCGCCCGCGATCCTCAACATCCCGCTGCTCGACCGGCTGCGGAGTGTCTCGGGCTTCGTCGCGACGGCCGATCTCGCCGAATCCAATGATCGCGAGCGGCTCGCCGCCGACCTCGACGCGCTCGAGGCGTTCGGCTTCCGGATCGAGCGGCATCCGTACCTGGGCGCGGCCTATCGCGGGCCTTCGCCCCGGCTCTGCCCCGACCAGATCGAGCACGAGCTGGGCACGAGGCGGATCGGCCGCCGGATCGCCGTCTGGAACCGGCTGGGCAGCACCAGCGACGCCGCGGCTCGTGGCGCCGGCGCGGCGGCCAACGACGGCCTCGTCATTCTGGCGGAAGAACAGACCACCGGTCGCGGCCAGCGCGGACGGAGCTGGAGCGCGCCGCCGCGGTCGTGCATCCTGATGTCGGTCTTGCTGTTCCCTCCCTCCGAGCTGTCGCCAATCGGCCGCGAATCGGCCGGCGGCACCGCCTGGCTGACCGCGCTGGGCGCGGTGGCGACCGCCGGGCTTGTCGCCGAATGGACCGGATGCGACGCGCGGATCAAGTGGCCCAACGACGTCCGCGTCGACGGCCGCAAGGTCGCCGGCATTCTCGTCGAGCGCGTGATCCGTCCCCGCGACGACTCCCCCGCGTCCGCGTCCGAGCCCGAGACCGCGGTCGTCGTCGGCGTCGGCCTGAACGTCAACCTCGGCGTCGACGACCTCGCCCCCGAGCTGCGCGGCAAGGCCACGTCGCTGCGGATCTTGAGCGGCGGCGGCTCGTTCGATCGCTCGGAGCTGGTCCGCGACCTGATCCGCCGGCTCGACCGCTGGTACGACGAGGGCGTCCGCGACGGTCCGTCGAGCCTGAACGCCGCCTGGCGCGGCCTGAGCGAACACCTGGGCCGGCGGGTCCGGGTCACAACCCCGCTCCAGACCCTCGCCGGCCGGTTGGTCGACCTCGACTTCCAGTGCGGTCTGACGATTGATCCGAGCGACGAGACCAGGAGCCAAGGCGGCAGCCTGGTGCATATACCGATCAGCTCGGTCGTGGCTCTCGAAGGATGA
- a CDS encoding tetratricopeptide repeat protein, translating into MLEPHTGSLLIDYYETFLRDRDLGEFRERVLARYTEETLCRVLASSPHANARRGAVLALGVMGTFDGCNSTLGRAMRDDDSVVRTMAERALWVIWFRADSPENNQTLEEVRLLAATGRSDEAIDLASKLIARAPRLAEAYNQRAIAYFKLGRYAESAEDCQRVLAVNPYHIGALGGLAQCQLQLEQPREALKTLRRSLKLQPHSQALSDNIRALEAGLESDGSR; encoded by the coding sequence ATGTTGGAGCCACACACGGGTTCATTGCTGATCGATTACTACGAGACGTTCCTCCGCGACCGCGACCTCGGAGAGTTTCGCGAGCGCGTCCTGGCCCGCTACACCGAGGAGACGCTCTGCCGGGTGCTGGCGTCGTCGCCCCACGCCAACGCCCGTCGCGGAGCCGTGCTCGCGCTGGGCGTCATGGGCACATTCGACGGCTGCAACTCCACCCTCGGCCGGGCCATGCGCGACGACGATTCGGTGGTCCGCACGATGGCCGAACGCGCCCTCTGGGTCATCTGGTTCCGGGCCGACAGCCCCGAGAACAACCAGACGCTTGAAGAAGTCCGTCTGCTGGCCGCGACCGGTCGATCCGATGAGGCGATCGACCTGGCCTCCAAGCTGATCGCCCGCGCCCCCCGGCTCGCCGAAGCCTATAACCAGCGGGCCATCGCCTACTTCAAGCTCGGCCGCTACGCCGAGAGCGCCGAGGATTGCCAGCGCGTCCTGGCCGTCAATCCCTACCACATCGGGGCACTGGGCGGCCTTGCGCAGTGCCAGCTTCAGCTCGAACAGCCGCGCGAGGCCCTCAAGACGCTCCGCCGCTCGCTGAAGCTTCAACCCCACAGCCAGGCGCTCAGCGACAACATCCGCGCATTGGAAGCCGGGCTCGAGTCCGACGGCTCGCGCTGA
- a CDS encoding cobyrinic acid a,c-diamide synthase: MMTAVPRIALATPATGPEPSTAGLAVLAGLTARRWRIQHFRSRACPTTTEVVADATGLPERHLDTWLMPPNVCRSLFVAGARAASLGLVEGTLDASLVPSLCGGDLRGLTRILDLPIVSVLSLVGADPGACHLPRIPEGTEAVILDGLSSDDQIERYRRLIRLTCGLPVVGAVDLLPGARSAVEAAARGETRLAEDVIDALGSSFLRHADLKAFAALATSRVDLNRPQQPGGCGREAGPPGFRVAYAHDDAFGCYFPDTLEALESLGAELVEFSPMRDGALPDGVDLVMIGCGFPDLHAMELAANFSMIAALRQHVCRGQRIYTEGGGTAYLGRSMIIDGQTVPGAGILPFDAELVANPTAPTPVVRTLLRDCWIGPRGAQVRGYKSGRWNLRPSVQPFECPSCFGSLSRDDDLYFRHHAVGSLIHLHLGALPEVVAAFAGPHRPSLKRPSTVGLSQDQEVGDEDDQD; encoded by the coding sequence ATGATGACGGCTGTCCCCCGAATCGCCCTGGCAACCCCCGCGACCGGGCCGGAGCCCTCGACGGCCGGCCTGGCCGTGCTCGCCGGCCTGACGGCGCGGCGGTGGCGGATTCAGCACTTCCGCTCCCGAGCCTGCCCGACGACGACCGAAGTGGTGGCCGACGCGACCGGACTGCCGGAACGGCACCTCGACACGTGGCTGATGCCGCCGAACGTGTGCCGTTCGCTGTTCGTCGCCGGCGCCCGCGCGGCCAGCCTCGGATTGGTCGAGGGGACGCTCGACGCGTCCCTGGTTCCGTCGTTGTGCGGCGGCGATCTCCGCGGCCTGACCCGGATTCTCGACCTGCCGATCGTCTCGGTGCTCTCGCTCGTCGGTGCCGACCCCGGCGCGTGCCATCTTCCTCGCATCCCGGAAGGGACCGAGGCGGTGATCCTCGACGGCCTGTCCTCCGACGACCAGATCGAGCGGTACCGCCGCCTGATCCGGCTGACCTGCGGCCTGCCGGTCGTGGGGGCCGTCGACCTCTTGCCGGGGGCTCGATCGGCCGTGGAAGCCGCCGCGCGGGGCGAAACCCGCCTCGCCGAAGACGTGATCGACGCCCTGGGGTCGAGCTTCCTCCGCCACGCCGACCTGAAAGCCTTCGCCGCCCTGGCGACCAGCCGGGTCGACCTGAATCGTCCCCAACAACCGGGCGGCTGCGGCCGCGAGGCCGGTCCGCCGGGCTTCCGCGTGGCCTACGCCCACGACGACGCCTTCGGCTGCTATTTCCCCGACACCCTCGAAGCGCTCGAATCGCTCGGGGCCGAGCTGGTCGAGTTCTCGCCGATGCGCGACGGCGCCCTGCCCGACGGCGTCGACCTGGTCATGATCGGCTGCGGCTTCCCGGACCTGCACGCCATGGAGCTGGCGGCCAACTTCAGCATGATCGCGGCGCTCCGCCAGCACGTCTGCCGCGGCCAGCGGATCTACACCGAAGGGGGAGGCACGGCCTACCTGGGCCGGTCGATGATCATCGACGGTCAGACCGTTCCAGGAGCGGGAATCCTTCCCTTCGACGCCGAGCTGGTCGCCAATCCCACGGCCCCCACTCCGGTCGTGCGGACCCTGCTGCGCGACTGCTGGATCGGGCCGCGCGGCGCGCAGGTTCGCGGTTACAAGAGCGGCCGATGGAACTTGCGGCCGAGCGTCCAGCCGTTCGAGTGTCCGTCGTGTTTCGGCTCGCTGTCGCGCGACGACGATCTGTACTTCCGTCACCACGCGGTCGGCAGCCTGATCCACCTGCACCTGGGCGCGCTGCCCGAGGTCGTCGCGGCGTTCGCGGGGCCGCACCGCCCCTCGCTGAAACGGCCCTCGACGGTCGGCCTGTCTCAGGATCAGGAAGTCGGCGACGAGGACGACCAGGATTAG